A stretch of the Vagococcus xieshaowenii genome encodes the following:
- a CDS encoding Gfo/Idh/MocA family oxidoreductase — MLTIAYIGNGKSTNRYHLPFATKVEGINVKKIYARSQPKWDVLEGTEYVNDLSSIWQDEALDLVVITTPPSSHYELAKEALNHHKNVLLEKPFCETTEQAKELFSLAKEKGLHLECYQNRRYDSDFLTVQQVIESGKLGDILEVEMHFDYFRPEVPTNNHQLDVINDYLYSHACHTVDQVISYFGEPLDIHYDVRQLLGPNRMNDYFDLDLFYQKGLKVSVKSSFFRIKERPSFAVYGTKGCFIKATKDRQEEHLKLFYMPTNTDFGVDLPEHYGELTYMDEQGVYHQEKVVSEVGDYSRVYQALYDVLINGKEAVVKPEETLAQLAILEQGIVALHQNMPKYY, encoded by the coding sequence ATGTTAACTATTGCCTATATAGGAAATGGAAAAAGTACGAATCGTTATCACTTACCTTTTGCAACAAAAGTTGAAGGAATTAATGTCAAAAAGATTTACGCACGTAGTCAACCTAAATGGGATGTATTAGAAGGAACTGAATATGTCAATGATCTATCATCAATATGGCAAGATGAGGCATTAGATTTAGTCGTTATTACGACACCACCTTCAAGTCACTATGAACTAGCAAAAGAAGCGTTGAATCATCATAAGAATGTCTTATTAGAAAAACCATTCTGCGAAACAACAGAACAAGCTAAGGAATTATTTAGTTTGGCTAAAGAAAAAGGTCTACACTTAGAGTGTTATCAAAATCGTCGTTATGATTCTGATTTTTTAACAGTTCAACAAGTGATTGAGAGCGGTAAACTAGGGGATATTTTGGAAGTTGAGATGCATTTTGATTACTTCAGACCAGAAGTACCAACTAATAATCATCAGTTAGATGTCATCAATGACTACTTATATAGTCATGCCTGTCACACAGTTGACCAAGTGATTTCATATTTTGGTGAGCCGTTAGATATCCATTACGATGTCCGACAATTATTGGGTCCTAATCGTATGAACGATTACTTTGATTTAGATTTATTTTATCAAAAAGGTTTAAAAGTTTCGGTTAAATCTAGTTTCTTTAGGATTAAAGAACGTCCAAGTTTTGCTGTATATGGAACGAAAGGTTGTTTTATTAAAGCAACTAAGGATCGTCAGGAAGAGCATCTGAAATTGTTTTACATGCCAACTAATACTGATTTTGGGGTGGACTTGCCTGAACATTATGGAGAGCTAACATACATGGACGAACAAGGTGTGTATCACCAAGAGAAAGTCGTCTCTGAAGTTGGTGATTATTCACGTGTGTATCAAGCGCTATACGATGTGTTAATAAACGGTAAAGAAGCAGTTGTTAAGCCGGAAGAAACATTGGCTCAATTAGCTATTTTAGAACAAGGAATCGTAGCTTTACATCAAAATATGCCGAAATATTACTAA
- a CDS encoding MurR/RpiR family transcriptional regulator, whose translation MLILEALKEQKNFNSSEIELANYILEHAEDVLDDSIQELSGKTFHATSTIYRLCRKIGLKGYKDFKIKLSAELQSAPTSSMVDPNFPFTKDDSTRSVAKKILKLSISSLEYTEQLLTDDLIHKAVELLSQSERIGIFGYGDPYLPALNFQNKMMKIGKRVELTPIPGETHQLAFQFSPQDCAIVLSYSGQSKNMYEITQILKQRHTKIIAITSNTDSHIATLSDLSIQIANKESQSVKQSTFSSQLAIDYVLNTLYSCLFVEDFEKNQQKRISAELNFLNDRFF comes from the coding sequence ATGTTGATATTGGAAGCCTTAAAAGAACAAAAAAACTTTAATTCATCAGAAATTGAATTAGCTAATTATATACTTGAACACGCTGAAGATGTTTTAGACGACTCTATTCAAGAATTGTCAGGTAAAACATTTCATGCCACCTCAACTATTTACCGTTTATGCCGAAAAATCGGACTGAAAGGCTACAAAGACTTTAAGATAAAATTGTCTGCTGAACTACAATCAGCTCCGACTTCTAGCATGGTCGACCCAAATTTTCCATTTACAAAAGATGATAGTACGAGATCTGTCGCAAAAAAGATTTTGAAACTATCTATTTCTTCTTTGGAATACACAGAGCAACTCTTAACTGACGACTTGATTCATAAGGCTGTCGAACTACTTAGTCAATCAGAACGAATTGGCATTTTTGGTTACGGAGACCCCTATCTTCCCGCTCTTAATTTCCAAAACAAAATGATGAAAATTGGTAAACGAGTTGAACTAACCCCTATTCCTGGTGAAACGCATCAACTAGCTTTCCAATTTTCACCACAAGATTGCGCTATCGTCCTTTCTTATAGCGGGCAAAGTAAGAATATGTACGAAATTACGCAAATATTAAAACAGCGACACACAAAAATCATCGCTATTACGTCAAATACGGATTCACATATTGCTACTTTAAGTGATTTGTCTATTCAAATTGCTAATAAAGAAAGCCAATCAGTCAAACAATCAACCTTTTCTTCTCAATTAGCGATTGATTACGTTCTTAACACCTTATATTCTTGTCTATTTGTAGAAGATTTTGAAAAAAATCAACAGAAAAGAATTAGCGCTGAATTGAACTTTTTAAATGATCGCTTCTTTTAG
- a CDS encoding ABC transporter ATP-binding protein produces MNVIELNKVTKNFTVGSNEVTILKETSLTIDEGNFVAIVGPSGSGKSTLLTIMGALQSPTSGSISINEKNVSNLSKNELSSVRFNDIGFVLQASNLVPYLTLKEQFELKYKYKKEKYDKERVQEVMDKLSITHLADKYPDDISGGERQRAAIGLALVLSPKIILADEPTASLDTEKAYEVVEVFQKISHESNTTIIMVTHDTRMLSYCDRILEMNDGVLSEVALSDVNAH; encoded by the coding sequence ATGAATGTCATTGAATTAAATAAAGTAACCAAAAATTTTACTGTGGGTTCAAACGAAGTCACTATTTTAAAAGAAACAAGTTTGACGATTGATGAAGGGAATTTCGTGGCGATTGTTGGACCAAGTGGTAGTGGTAAATCAACATTATTAACTATTATGGGAGCCTTACAATCACCAACTTCAGGAAGCATTTCCATCAATGAAAAGAACGTGTCAAATTTATCAAAAAATGAACTATCTAGTGTGCGCTTCAATGATATTGGCTTTGTTCTGCAAGCCTCCAATTTAGTGCCATATTTGACGCTAAAGGAACAATTTGAATTGAAGTACAAATACAAAAAAGAAAAATATGATAAAGAACGTGTCCAAGAAGTAATGGATAAATTATCGATTACGCATTTAGCAGATAAGTATCCAGATGATATTTCAGGTGGCGAACGACAACGCGCGGCGATTGGTTTAGCTTTAGTATTAAGTCCTAAAATTATTTTAGCAGATGAGCCAACTGCCAGCTTAGATACTGAAAAAGCTTACGAAGTAGTAGAAGTTTTTCAAAAAATATCTCATGAGTCAAACACAACTATTATCATGGTAACGCATGATACAAGAATGTTATCATATTGTGATCGTATTTTAGAAATGAATGACGGTGTGTTAAGTGAAGTAGCTTTAAGTGATGTAAACGCGCATTAA
- a CDS encoding ABC transporter permease yields MFLALKEIKKEKGRFFMIVMVTILIAYLVYFLSGLAYGLAKSNTTSIDHWKNAEGIVLTKASNQNIYSSAIDEEVVKSLGLKNAKELNVGSTVVEVKNVSSDPLDLVLMGVKQNDKDLMAPITEGKKFAAQDEIVLSESFKELVDVKLGDTITLLDTDRAYKVVGFTESSKYNTQPVGYVDLEMASQAMMIYSPTEENQAEGVEATTGPTQNMPNRISALIVDEKVDKKKLADNDLIYMDKKEFINSIPGYQAQVLTFGLMIVSLILIASVIIGIFMYILTMQKKSIFAILKIQGISNKFISQSVIYQTLLISIFGALIGLALTVITFNFMPAAVPVAIYWPLYLAITGLFILCGLIGSIFSAKSVLNIDPLDAL; encoded by the coding sequence ATGTTTTTAGCACTCAAAGAAATAAAAAAAGAAAAAGGACGATTTTTCATGATCGTTATGGTGACCATCTTAATTGCGTATTTAGTTTATTTTTTATCTGGATTAGCATATGGTCTAGCTAAATCAAATACAACATCGATTGATCATTGGAAAAATGCGGAGGGCATTGTATTAACTAAGGCATCTAATCAGAATATTTATTCATCGGCTATTGATGAAGAAGTGGTGAAATCTTTAGGCTTAAAAAATGCAAAAGAGCTAAACGTTGGCTCAACTGTTGTTGAAGTAAAAAATGTATCATCAGATCCGTTAGACCTTGTATTAATGGGGGTTAAACAAAATGATAAAGATTTAATGGCACCTATTACAGAAGGTAAAAAGTTTGCAGCTCAAGATGAAATCGTCTTAAGTGAAAGTTTTAAAGAATTAGTTGATGTTAAGTTGGGTGATACCATTACACTACTTGATACAGATCGTGCCTATAAAGTAGTTGGTTTTACAGAATCATCAAAATATAATACACAACCTGTCGGATACGTTGATTTAGAGATGGCATCTCAAGCCATGATGATTTATTCGCCAACAGAGGAAAATCAAGCTGAAGGGGTAGAAGCGACAACAGGACCAACGCAAAATATGCCTAATCGTATTTCAGCGTTAATTGTTGATGAAAAAGTTGATAAGAAGAAATTAGCAGATAATGATTTGATCTATATGGACAAAAAAGAATTCATTAATTCTATTCCAGGTTATCAAGCACAGGTGTTAACCTTTGGCTTGATGATTGTATCATTAATTTTAATTGCATCAGTTATTATTGGGATTTTCATGTATATCTTAACTATGCAAAAGAAATCAATTTTTGCTATTTTGAAAATTCAAGGAATTAGTAATAAATTTATTAGCCAATCAGTGATTTATCAAACATTGTTAATCAGTATTTTTGGGGCATTAATTGGATTAGCGTTAACGGTTATTACGTTTAACTTCATGCCTGCTGCCGTACCGGTTGCTATTTATTGGCCACTATATTTAGCCATTACAGGATTATTCATTCTATGTGGTTTAATTGGTAGCATTTTCTCTGCAAAGAGTGTTTTAAATATTGATCCATTAGATGCGTTATAG